The window CATGGGTTTTACGCTTCTTCCTATAAATTCAACTTTTCTATAGCAGAACTGCATAAGCAAGCGTTCTGAAAATCCGGCACCTGGAAAAAAGAGCCATAAATAGCTTATTTAAAATTGTCTGTCCCGACCCTTCTTTCAGTAAAATTACCGGTTAAAGGATTGAGGTTCTTAAGTAGAAACGAGCGTGAACTACCCCTCCCTGCTTGATGGCGAGGAAGGAGCTTCCTACGAGTATTTTTATCATCGGCTTCGATTCTCAAAGAATCTCAATTCCTCAAAAAACCTGTATTGTCGTAGATTTTCGATATTGCTACCGAAAGCCTGCCCACAAGGCATTTTGCAATAAGTTTCACAACTTCTTATTGCAATATACCGTGTCAAGCTCTACTGTTCACCGTTCAAACTTTTACCTACAGAACTTCTCTGTAGAACCTTATAGTCTAAGTTCAGAAAGTTTGTACCTGACAGTTTGTTATCCGGCTATCCCAACTTTACCTTTACCCGTAGGGTGTGGGTGAGCTAATAGATAACTAATATTAACAGGAGTTGAGAGTATTAATAACTCATCAGAATCAATAACGGAAGACAGTTTAGAAGTTGACGGTTTACATCTTCCACCTGCCAAATCTGAGGATTTGTCGAGGAAGGAGACTTCCCGCCTTATTGTTAAACCGGAAAAAGCTTTAAAGCCGCAGAAAAAGGATGCTTTATATATTATGCATAATTATGCATAATTGAAAAGGAAGCACGTGTTCTTTACTCTTCCCGGGCGCATCCGAACCCTTGCGCCAGGACCTTTAACTGCCGGAGGAAAAAATTTGTCCGAAAAAGAAAACGTAACTTTTGAAAAAGAACGGTATAGAATCATAGCCGAGCACCCCTGCTACAGCGAAAAGGCCAGGCACAGGTTTGGAAGAATGCACCTTGCCGTGGCTCCAAAGTGCAATATCCAGTGCAACTTCTGTGTCCGAGACTTTGCCTGTGTAAACGAAAACAGGCCAGGGGTGACCATGGAGGTTTTAACACCAGTCGTAGCCCTTGAAAAAGTAAAGCAAGCCCTTTCCGATTACCCCTTTATCAAAGTGATAGGCGTTGCAGGACCCGGGGACCCCCTGGCAAACGAAGAGACTTTCGAAACCCTCCGGCTTGTAAGGGAAGAGTTTCCGAACATTACGTTTTGCATGAGCACAAACGGACTCATGCTTTCAGAAAAACTCCCGGAACTCGTAAAGCTTGGAGTCGCGACCCTGACCGTGACCATCAACGCCGTTGATCCCGAAATCCAGGGGCAGATCTGTGACCACATCAATTACCACGGCAAGACCTACAAAGGAGTCGAAGGGGCAAAAATCCAGATAAAAAACCAGCTTGAAGGTATTGAGGCCGCTGCAAAAGCAGGGCTAGTTGTCAAGGTCAACACCGTATTTGTACCGGGGATCAATGACCGGCACATGGTGGAAATTGCAAAAAAGATCCGGGAAAGAG is drawn from Methanosarcina lacustris Z-7289 and contains these coding sequences:
- a CDS encoding radical SAM protein; the encoded protein is MSEKENVTFEKERYRIIAEHPCYSEKARHRFGRMHLAVAPKCNIQCNFCVRDFACVNENRPGVTMEVLTPVVALEKVKQALSDYPFIKVIGVAGPGDPLANEETFETLRLVREEFPNITFCMSTNGLMLSEKLPELVKLGVATLTVTINAVDPEIQGQICDHINYHGKTYKGVEGAKIQIKNQLEGIEAAAKAGLVVKVNTVFVPGINDRHMVEIAKKIRERDVYIMNIMPLIPQGAFAHIRAPTPEETQAAQDASEPYVRQMRHCRQCRADAYGYIDQDMTQMSEERRNILKIQTKEDMEKAREILEKKGKEEA